One stretch of Dokdonia sp. Hel_I_53 DNA includes these proteins:
- a CDS encoding YceI family protein — protein MKNVIKTSVLLLVTALLNLSFNTMNSEKKAIKLSESKVTWKGYKVTGSHQGTIDLTSGHLEFNEDVLTGGNFTIAMNTIVSTDLEGESKGQLEGHLKSDDFFGVATFPTATLNFTKVTPTGKNSYDVVGNLTIKGKTNPVTLVVSIYGNKANATLKVDRSKYDVRYGSTSFFDNLKDKAIYDEFDLIADLEF, from the coding sequence ATGAAAAATGTAATCAAAACCAGTGTACTGTTACTAGTAACAGCGCTACTTAATTTATCCTTCAACACTATGAACTCAGAAAAAAAAGCAATCAAATTATCAGAAAGTAAAGTAACTTGGAAAGGTTACAAAGTAACTGGATCACACCAAGGTACAATTGACCTTACTTCTGGGCATCTAGAATTTAATGAAGATGTGCTAACCGGAGGTAACTTTACCATTGCCATGAATACAATTGTGAGCACAGATTTAGAAGGAGAGTCAAAAGGGCAACTAGAAGGGCATTTAAAGTCTGATGACTTTTTTGGAGTTGCTACTTTCCCAACAGCAACTCTCAACTTTACCAAAGTAACTCCTACTGGTAAGAATTCTTATGATGTAGTTGGTAATTTAACAATTAAAGGAAAAACAAACCCTGTAACACTTGTTGTGTCCATTTATGGTAATAAAGCAAATGCAACTTTAAAAGTGGATCGCTCTAAGTATGATGTACGTTACGGTTCTACTAGCTTTTTTGACAACTTAAAAGATAAAGCTATTTATGA
- a CDS encoding Crp/Fnr family transcriptional regulator has translation MTEDYSSLLNYIRRYIDLSNAEEELLIKKVQARRYLKDQYIVQQGNVCTTANFIISGCTKTFYADKEGQEHIILISIEDWWTSDLGSFITQTPADFNVQCIENTVLIQFTYDVLQELYDEIPKIDRLFRKISERAFVASQKRLIRNFSLSAKERYLIFKNTYPEIENRVPQYMIASYLGITKEFLSKIKSQLLRDH, from the coding sequence ATGACTGAAGATTATTCAAGCCTTTTAAACTATATCCGTAGATATATTGATTTATCTAATGCTGAGGAGGAGCTACTTATTAAAAAAGTACAGGCTCGCCGTTATCTTAAAGATCAATATATTGTTCAGCAAGGAAACGTTTGTACAACGGCAAATTTCATTATTTCTGGATGCACTAAAACATTTTATGCAGATAAGGAGGGACAAGAACACATCATTCTAATTTCTATTGAAGATTGGTGGACCTCAGACTTAGGTAGTTTTATAACACAAACCCCAGCAGATTTTAATGTACAGTGTATTGAAAATACGGTATTAATACAATTTACGTACGATGTGCTTCAAGAATTGTATGATGAGATACCCAAAATTGATAGGCTTTTTAGAAAAATATCTGAGCGTGCATTTGTAGCTTCTCAAAAAAGACTCATTCGTAATTTTAGTCTCTCTGCAAAAGAAAGGTATCTTATTTTTAAAAATACCTATCCAGAAATTGAAAATCGAGTACCCCAGTATATGATCGCCTCATATCTCGGAATTACAAAAGAATTTTTAAGTAAGATAAAAAGCCAATTGTTGAGGGATCACTAG
- a CDS encoding sensor histidine kinase, with protein MKSKFTLLILISALALLALCGIQAYLIANTYELKKEAFMNEADDAVSEISNNRVLDSIYDILIEDNLENHLADYLNNRITKRQAVDRFFRTADEFNKKYLPVYKEQVANLNLGYEIVFQYDLLSIGIIDYPEVDTLFIKENGMRSKIFGSNFRPGEVRVINTSRTYDTNQYIEQRGDTIVTSSYDFEVRTQQRIQVPHWKAIVLKRMWVLIVGSIILFLFVIGLLYYSIKNLITQKNIAVVKTDFINNVTHELKTPLATLSIATKSLRNDAIRNNEDAFENTLGIVERQNNRLQKLIDQVLTNSLKAEEIHLHKEQVSDSIFFNDLIADFKMATQHSSIAIVNGIYQPEVLLRVDRFHLTTALLNILENAVKYGKPSIKISITSTMENGCYVLNITDNGIGITEKDQQAIFDKFYRAKTGNVHDVKGLGLGLYFTHQIITAHGGTISLKSKEGVGTTFTIKLPV; from the coding sequence ATGAAAAGTAAATTCACTCTTTTAATACTCATTTCTGCACTCGCATTACTTGCATTGTGTGGTATACAAGCGTATTTGATAGCAAATACTTATGAGCTAAAAAAAGAGGCGTTTATGAATGAAGCCGATGATGCCGTCTCAGAAATTTCAAATAATCGTGTGCTAGATTCAATTTATGATATTTTAATAGAAGATAATTTAGAAAATCATTTAGCAGATTATTTAAATAACCGTATTACTAAACGCCAGGCTGTTGATCGCTTTTTTAGAACGGCAGATGAATTTAACAAGAAATACCTACCTGTTTACAAAGAGCAAGTAGCAAACTTAAATTTAGGGTATGAGATTGTATTTCAGTATGATCTACTTAGTATAGGTATCATTGATTATCCGGAGGTCGATACATTGTTTATCAAAGAAAATGGGATGCGAAGTAAGATTTTTGGGTCTAATTTTAGACCAGGAGAGGTTAGAGTCATCAACACCTCACGTACGTATGATACCAACCAATATATAGAGCAAAGAGGAGACACTATTGTGACAAGTTCTTATGATTTTGAGGTACGTACCCAGCAACGTATTCAAGTTCCACATTGGAAAGCCATAGTATTAAAACGTATGTGGGTGCTTATTGTTGGGAGTATTATTCTCTTTCTATTTGTCATAGGACTGCTCTATTATTCTATAAAAAACCTAATCACTCAAAAGAATATTGCAGTAGTAAAAACAGATTTCATTAATAATGTCACACATGAACTCAAAACACCACTGGCTACTTTAAGTATTGCCACAAAAAGTTTAAGGAATGATGCGATACGCAATAATGAAGACGCTTTTGAAAATACTTTAGGAATTGTAGAACGGCAAAATAATAGGTTGCAAAAATTAATAGATCAGGTGCTTACCAATAGTCTCAAAGCAGAAGAGATACATCTACACAAAGAACAGGTTTCTGACTCTATTTTCTTTAATGACCTTATTGCAGATTTTAAGATGGCAACGCAGCATTCCTCTATTGCCATCGTGAATGGAATTTATCAACCTGAGGTATTATTAAGAGTAGATAGATTTCACCTCACTACTGCACTACTTAACATTTTAGAGAATGCTGTAAAATATGGAAAACCCTCTATTAAAATCAGTATAACATCCACTATGGAAAATGGCTGTTATGTATTAAATATTACAGATAATGGTATTGGTATCACAGAAAAGGACCAGCAAGCCATTTTTGATAAATTTTACCGAGCAAAAACTGGAAATGTCCATGATGTAAAAGGTCTAGGTCTAGGCCTGTATTTTACACACCAAATTATCACAGCTCATGGAGGGACAATTTCATTAAAAAGCAAAGAAGGAGTAGGAACCACATTTACAATAAAATTACCTGTATAA
- a CDS encoding response regulator transcription factor, with amino-acid sequence MTKHHILLAEDDFDFGSILKQYLEVHNFEVTWCEDGEAAHNAFAKAYSEKNPYSICVLDVMMPKMDGFTLAEKLIEIHPEIPFVFLTARKMKEDRIQGLKLGADDYIVKPFEADILVLRLNNILKRSQRAILNRQNSHKNVENSCQKIGNYQFDLKNHILTIGDKKQSLTEREALLIQFFYKNKNQMLRRENILTNIWESDDFFSGRSMDVFISRLRKYFKEDPSISIASTRGVGLTFKIMDE; translated from the coding sequence ATGACAAAGCATCATATTTTATTAGCCGAAGATGATTTTGATTTTGGGAGTATTCTCAAGCAGTATCTCGAGGTACATAACTTTGAAGTTACTTGGTGTGAAGATGGGGAAGCGGCTCATAACGCTTTCGCGAAAGCGTACTCAGAAAAAAATCCTTACAGTATCTGTGTGTTAGATGTTATGATGCCAAAGATGGATGGATTTACCCTAGCCGAAAAATTAATAGAGATACATCCAGAAATCCCATTTGTGTTTCTCACGGCACGCAAAATGAAGGAAGATCGTATACAGGGATTAAAATTAGGTGCAGATGATTACATCGTAAAGCCTTTTGAGGCAGATATTCTCGTATTACGTTTAAATAATATTTTGAAAAGATCCCAACGGGCAATTTTAAATAGACAAAACTCACATAAAAATGTAGAGAATAGTTGTCAAAAAATTGGAAACTATCAATTTGACTTAAAGAATCACATACTAACTATAGGTGATAAAAAGCAATCACTCACAGAGCGAGAAGCCCTATTAATTCAATTTTTCTATAAAAATAAAAATCAAATGCTCCGAAGAGAGAACATACTTACAAACATCTGGGAAAGCGACGACTTTTTCTCGGGAAGAAGTATGGATGTTTTCATCAGTCGGCTTCGGAAATATTTTAAGGAAGATCCTTCCATCTCAATTGCTAGCACGAGAGGGGTGGGGTTAACCTTTAAGATTATGGACGAATAA